TAAATTCAGCTACCAATTTTTTCTGTGTCGATCTGCtaagaaaatgtgtaaaagagaaggaaaaagagagacaatgaAGTCAAACTTCAACAATTCAAGTAAGCTTTAATGAgctgtttatattatatatgtatatagacatatatatatatatatatatatatatatatataaatgactGACTGATGGTCTGAAATAGACAAACTCTTTCCAACAGCTTTGCAAAATTTTTGTCTACTTCTCTCTAACCTCACCAAACCTCACTGCATTTACACCACTGGAGCCGGATGTTCTATCACAAAGAGGTGTACAGCATCCTAGCCAGTAATACTTATTCAGTACAACCAAGGATTTAGCAGGAGCAAATACACACCAAGCTCTCAAATTTGCATAAATTAGCAATTTATAGCACCACCTAATGGGAGAATTTTAGGAATACTGGgaactgtatactgtataaacaaataaaaataagaaaatcatATTGCTGACTATTGACGTATGAACACTTTCTGTccccaaaaaagaataaaaagtgtTTACCGGACATTCACGGATAGAGTGACAATCAATATCCAGTTATTGAcaacattgaaaatgaaaaaatgaaaaactttattttatcaCACAGTAAAAATTCTGACTCGGATTGCCTTGCAGTGCAAATGTTCAGCAGTGGCCTGTGAGCTCCAGCTGTTCTGTCCTGTGCTCTCCGCGTCTCCCGGCTAGCCCAACAGCTTCCTGCACTGACATGAGTTAAGTTCTGGTTTGAACCTGTTTTAGGTTTCAAGCCTTGCTCAGCTGTCAGGGCACGATGCAAGTTGCCTTTCGGAGGGCCAGGTAGCCTGTAACAACATCAGTGGGGAGGAGGCGGATGTAGGAGAACTCTTCAGAGGACGTGAAGCGTAGCTTTGTCTGAGGGTCTGTGTAGTTTGCCTAAGGAAAGACGAGAGAGAATAAAGTGGATGCTTTATACAagatttaaaaaggtattttgtttattgtacacattttaaacagtgaTAACTCACAGGGAGTCCAGAGATGTCAGAGTATTTCTTGGGCGGCTTCAAGGAGGGAGGGGCATCAATGCTGTAGTCTGTGAACACAGAAATTTCATAAATTATACTACTGATTAAAACTTTCCCAATATGGGCAGTTCTTGTAAAAGTGACATAGACTTACGCATGCATCTTCTATTTATTATACAGCTTTGGCATACAGTAAACTGTAAAGAGCTTTCAAAGCCTTTTTTGCCAATACATTACACCACGTTGACCTAAAAAtcgttttaaatgtttttaagggTGGTCTAAgggatgttgggtgacgttacttcttgttgacattttaagtattttgaaatgaaacaagactagctcacccctccctcctcctcatcccgtcccttCCCCCTTCCTTCTGTacactaaccccccaaccccaaatccttcttgttggttattggttGGAACAGTGGTTGTTTAAggtttgtggtgcaggtgggcacagtttatttttgttgccgttttgtagaccctgggctgtttACAGAGtccgctttcttttttttacggTGTTTTCTGGGCACAGGCAGCTTGCGGAtaatgaggagatgtttgctgtatgtgacaacaaatgttgtaccCTAAAAACGCGTGACATCGCACctttaacaaagacaaatttGATGTATTGAGTCTTGAATTCAGTTTCAAATTAGTCATCGGTAGTATTAAAATGAAACCCTGGAATTAATATAaacttttgctttaaaaaaatttaaatataattttaagtTGTGTTGCACACCTTAGACATTCATGAACGGAATGTTTTTATATTGGGCTTTAGGGTTATAATACAGAAATAGAGCCTACTTGTTCggagataaaaaataaagataaaaacatgtacatgtaccaggtaaaaaaagatatgaaaaCTCACAGTTGGGATCGTTGAGCTTCCAGGGTAAAGTCCGCTCCAACGCCAGAATCTGTTTGAGATTCTTCCAGGTCCTGTTCTTTTTACCTGCCGCTGCTCCaccaatcccagaatgctgcCGAGATTAAgagaaaaagggggggggggggggattgaggGAAAGGCCACAGCAATTGATAAACTTAAAACCCAGAAGGATGCAGACAC
The genomic region above belongs to Etheostoma cragini isolate CJK2018 chromosome 6, CSU_Ecrag_1.0, whole genome shotgun sequence and contains:
- the ino80c gene encoding INO80 complex subunit C, encoding MSSHIPITARAQPAAASHAAPRGKKRTGGLAVSVAQQAAGSCSSSSKKKKGQLTATPTIQTQITAVELVAEVKPVGTVDCGPIAITESTAKPPPFKDPTFMHSGIGGAAAGKKNRTWKNLKQILALERTLPWKLNDPNYYSIDAPPSLKPPKKYSDISGLPANYTDPQTKLRFTSSEEFSYIRLLPTDVVTGYLALRKATCIVP